From the genome of Bradyrhizobium elkanii USDA 76, one region includes:
- a CDS encoding vWA domain-containing protein: MRENLHRFFRAARGAGVRVSPAESIDAMRAVAQVGFADRDILRDTFLLTLAKTQDEKRALGECFDLFFSQPEPQQENAEQSKTDDGSESGANPSADEHGDASGGSANETIGPLAQMLLSQDRSAISSAIANASGAASLPDIRYFTQRGIFQTRILDAMGIQRLRDDIDDLTARNPALAERLQEALNGLRGTVRDAVSQALLLYGREEAENLRNEILRNAPLARIEPRQVEQMRTLIRQIARRLRERYSKPRKRQRRGHLDVRRTLRRNAAWGGVPFLTAWKRKHRDRPKIVALCDVSGSVARVSDFFLLLIHSLHEVVDDVRSFAFSGHLIEVSDILESKSPEEAMKEIMSKVGFGSSDYGNSFADFEDNWMSAITPQTTVIVLGDARSNNLDPRADILRRIGERSKRLVWLNPEGRMVWGFGDSEMPRYATFCSVVRQCATAQQLERAVSDIVATYQ, translated from the coding sequence ATGCGCGAGAACCTGCATCGCTTCTTTCGTGCGGCGCGGGGGGCCGGGGTCCGGGTCTCGCCCGCCGAAAGCATCGATGCGATGCGGGCGGTCGCCCAGGTCGGCTTTGCCGATCGCGACATCCTGCGCGACACCTTCCTGCTGACGCTTGCCAAGACGCAGGACGAGAAGCGCGCGCTCGGCGAATGCTTCGATCTGTTCTTCAGCCAGCCCGAGCCGCAGCAGGAGAACGCCGAGCAGAGCAAGACCGACGACGGCAGCGAATCCGGCGCCAACCCATCGGCCGACGAGCATGGCGACGCGTCGGGCGGCTCCGCCAACGAGACTATCGGGCCGCTGGCGCAGATGCTGCTGTCGCAGGATCGCTCTGCGATATCGAGCGCGATCGCCAACGCCTCCGGCGCCGCCTCGCTGCCGGATATCCGCTACTTCACCCAGCGCGGCATCTTCCAGACCCGCATCCTCGATGCGATGGGCATCCAGCGCCTGCGCGACGACATCGACGACCTGACCGCGCGCAATCCCGCGCTCGCCGAACGGCTGCAGGAGGCGCTCAACGGCCTGCGCGGCACCGTTCGCGATGCGGTCTCGCAAGCCCTGCTGCTGTACGGGCGCGAGGAAGCGGAGAATTTGCGCAACGAGATCCTGCGCAACGCGCCGCTGGCACGGATCGAGCCGCGGCAGGTCGAGCAGATGCGCACGCTGATCCGCCAGATCGCGCGCCGGCTGCGCGAGCGCTATTCCAAGCCGCGCAAGCGCCAGCGCCGCGGCCATCTCGATGTCCGCCGCACGCTGCGCCGCAACGCGGCCTGGGGCGGCGTCCCCTTCCTCACCGCGTGGAAGCGCAAGCATCGCGACCGGCCGAAGATTGTCGCGCTGTGCGACGTCTCGGGCTCGGTCGCCCGCGTCTCGGACTTCTTCCTGCTCCTGATCCACAGCCTGCACGAGGTGGTGGACGACGTCCGCTCGTTCGCCTTCTCGGGCCACCTGATCGAGGTCAGCGACATCCTGGAATCGAAATCGCCGGAAGAGGCGATGAAGGAGATCATGTCCAAGGTCGGCTTCGGTTCGTCCGACTACGGCAATTCCTTCGCCGATTTTGAGGACAACTGGATGAGCGCGATCACGCCGCAGACCACGGTGATCGTGCTCGGCGACGCCCGCAGCAACAATCTCGATCCGCGCGCCGACATCCTGCGCCGTATCGGCGAGCGCTCCAAGCGGCTGGTCTGGCTCAACCCCGAAGGCCGCATGGTCTGGGGTTTTGGCGATTCCGAGATGCCGCGCTACGCGACCTTCTGCAGCGTGGTGCGGCAATGCGCGACCGCGCAGCAGCTCGAGCGCGCCGTGTCGGATATCGTCGCGACGTATCAGTAG